The DNA sequence GGAACTTAACGCAATGGTAACGCAAcgctagcgctctcacacactgagttgtcatacccgcattccacaaatccgttctagcttccgttcccagccgtcATGAGGACGGTTTCCagtatggtcagacgctgctcaaagatgccaaaaacggccgtttgcgcagcgtctcattgttgtggcagccgtcctcaagacggctgggaacggaagctagaacggatgtgtggaatgggggtattaggTGTGAACTGAGCGCATGATTCTGCTCTTACGCTGAACATATTGATGGTGGCTGTTCAGACGGTTTTCCCGAGAGGAAGGTGCCTTCAAGGACAGGGGTCAAAGCAAAGCAAGCCAGAGAAGGGGAAAGGAAGACAAAGCAAGCCAGAGAAGGGGAAATGAAGACAAAGCAAAGCAAGCCAGAGAAGGGGAAATGAAGACAAAGCAAAGCAAGCCAGAGAAGGGGAAATGAAGACAAAGCAAGCCAGAGACGGGGAAAGGaagacaaagcaaagcaaaccaGAGAAGGGGAAATGAAGACAAAGCAAAGCAAGCCAGAGACGGGGAAATGAAGACAAAGCAAAGCAAGCCAGAGAAGGGGAAAGGAAGACAAAGCAAAGCAAGCCAGAGACGGGGAAAGGAAGACCAAAGCAAGCCAGAGAAGGGGAAAGGAAGACAAAGCAAAGCAAGCCAGAGAAGGGGAAATGAAGACAAAGCAAGCCAGAGAAGGGGAAATGAAGACAAAGCAAAGCAAGCCAGAGAAGGGGAAATGAAGACAAAACAAGCCAGAGAAGGGGAAAGGAAGACAAAGCAAAGCAAGCCAGATAAGGGGAAAGGAAGACAAAGCAAAGCAAGCCAGAGAAGGGGAAATGAAGACAAATGACAGAATTTGGTGACAGAAAATGGAGACAGAGGACCGCATTACGGAGCAGACAGAGGATTCAACACTTGGCGTGCTGAACAAATGCCACCAGTACAAATAGTCAAATTTAAGGGGCttactgtccgtcaggtctaagtgcctatgttggacatgagctggtttatacgatttgtttgtttgtttgtttgtttgcttaacgcccagccgaccacgaagggccatatcagggtggtgctgctttgacattataacgtgcgccacacacaagacagaattcgcagcacaggcttcatgtctcacccagtcacattattctgacaccggaccaaccagtcccataatgccagacgccaggcggagcagccactagattgccaatttttaagtCTTAGGCATGACCCGGCGGGGttggaacccacgacctcccgattacgtggcggacgccttaccactaggccaaccgtgccgccGAGTACAAATCAAACGTAACGTATATAATGTATACATGTAGGTAATGTCAAAGACAGGTGAGCATGAAAAAGGAAGTGTTGGGGAAAATAGACAAGAAATGAAAACGATTTTTTCGTTTAATTTTAACCCGGGGACGCTTGCGTAATCGCAAAAATTGAACTTTTCTGCACTTtttcgattaaaaaaaaaagtgtaacagACTGGTTTGGGGTCCAGTTGCGAAAGGAAACATTATGTTCAACTGCTTAAAGCCAGAGGTCTTTCTCGATAGTTTAACCTAGTGCTGAGTTTCTGACCTCTATGTAATGCATCGTTtttcttttataaaaaaaatctgttctgTTAACACATTTGATATGATCACTTAGTTATTGGTCCTGTTTGATCTATTTATTTTTATCAATtatgaagtgttgtgtctcgttattgtatttcttttgttgttgttatttttattgtatttttttcctCAAATTCATGTAACTCtggttacatttagtcaagttttgactaaatgttttaacatagagggggaatcgagacgagagtcgtgatgtatgtgtgtgtgtgtgtgtgtgtgtgtgtgtgtgtgtgtgtgtgtgtgtgtgtgtgtgtgtgtgtgtgtgtgtgtgtgtgtgtgtgtgtagagcgattcagactaaactactggaccgatctttatgacattttacatgagagtttctgggtataaaatcccccgacatttttttaattttttttgataaatgtcttttatgacgtcatatccggctttttgtaaaagttgaggcggcactgtcacaccttcatttttcaatcaaattgactgaaatttttgtaaagcaatcttcgacgaaggccggactttggtattgcat is a window from the Littorina saxatilis isolate snail1 unplaced genomic scaffold, US_GU_Lsax_2.0 scaffold_2485, whole genome shotgun sequence genome containing:
- the LOC138956154 gene encoding uncharacterized protein, translated to MKTKQSKPEKGKGRQSKASQRRGKEDQSKPEKGKGRQSKASQRRGNEDKASQRRGNEDKAKQAREGEMKTKQAREGERKTKQSKPDKGKGRQSKASQRRGNEDK